ACCTTAACATTAGCATTTTCAACACCTAATTCTTTTATAGTGTTAAGTACAGTCTCTTCAATTTGTCTACCAAATTGTCTTTTAACTGAACTTGAAACATCAATAACAATTCCACCTTGATTGGCAGGTTCAACAGTTATCATAGCATCACTAGATTCTAATGTTCCAGCAACACCAACAGTTTTTAAAACCATATTTACCTCCTTAACTTCGTATAAAAATAACTCATTGCTAGCTAAATTTCTTAACGATAAAAAATCAAGAATTCGCTGCAAATTCACTAAACTCACTTCGTTCAAACATAGTGAGATTTGCTCGGCTCATTCTATTTGATTTTTTATCTAAAATTTAGAATGCAACTCGTTTATTTTTATACTTATACTTTCTCATATATTAAAAAATGTATAAAAATTGTTAAAATTAATAAATCAGCACTACCACCAGCACTTATATTTTTTTTTATAAATATATCATTCAAGTTTGACATCTCATTTTTTATTTTTTCTTTTGATAAAGATTTTATATTTTCTTCATAAAGTTTTTTGCATAGCATTTGAATTTCTTTTAGAGTTTTAAAATTTGCTCTATTCACTATATTTGTATCATCTAAAATGGAAATATAGTAAAATAAAAGTAAAATACAAGAAGTTTCAAAATCCAAAATTTTTGTAAATTCTTTTAATTTATTGATTCCATCAAGTAAAACTATATCATAACCAGACAAAGCTAGTCCTCTTGCACCAGTTAAATGATATTTCTTATATGCTTTTTCTCCATAAGTGGAAAAATTATTTGTGCTTTCTAATTCATTTAAAAGAGGAAAACACATATTTTTGATTTTTTTACTTAATACCTTTAAATCTATTTCATCAACTTCTTTTAAATAACCAGCTAAAACTGAAATTAAAATTCCCATTGAAAAAATAGTTCCTTTATGGGTATTAATTCCATTTGTAGCTTCGTACATTTCTTTTTCAGCTTTTTTTCCTAAATCTCTTAAATTCTTAAAAAAGTTAGGAGAATAAAAGTTATTCTCTTGTCCATAGATAAAACATTCAGAAAAATATTTATTTAAAGAAAGAGCAGAATCAATAAAAGTGTAAAAGTCCATATCTCTATGAGAACCATTACTAAGACGACTTACAAGTCCAGCTTTTGGGCTTATAGTCACTTCATATAAAAGAGCTTTTGTTGCTAATTTAGCAACCTCTTTATTATTCATTTTCATATTTCTTTATTAAGAAATCTTTTGCAACTTGTGGGAAAAGAGCATAGGATAATACATCTTCTTCATTTCTTGCAAAATCTCTTGTTTCTTCAACCATTTTGTCATATTCAGGAGCTAATTTATCAGCAGGTCTTCCTGTGAATACTTCCTCATCAAAGATAATAGTCTTTTTAATTTCATCAGATATAGGCACTGGACTTTTACCATAAAGTCCTCTCACATAGTTTTTAATTTCGTTTGGTATCAATTTATATCTTTGTCCAGTTAAAATATTAAATATAGCTTGAGTTCCAACCATTTGGCTAAGAGGAGTAACTAATGGTGGGTATCCTAAGTCCTTTCTTACTCTTGGAATTTCTCTTAAAACATCTTCATATCTATTTTCAGCTTTTTGCATTTTTAATTGAGAAAGGAAATTTGATAGCATTCCTCCTGGTAATTGATATTCAACTATACTTGGTTCAGTCATAAGAGCTTGTGGATTTAAGAT
This Fusobacterium animalis 7_1 DNA region includes the following protein-coding sequences:
- the citD gene encoding citrate lyase acyl carrier protein, whose translation is MVLKTVGVAGTLESSDAMITVEPANQGGIVIDVSSSVKRQFGRQIEETVLNTIKELGVENANVKVVDKGALNYALIARTKAAVYRAAESHDYKF
- the citG gene encoding triphosphoribosyl-dephospho-CoA synthase CitG — translated: MKMNNKEVAKLATKALLYEVTISPKAGLVSRLSNGSHRDMDFYTFIDSALSLNKYFSECFIYGQENNFYSPNFFKNLRDLGKKAEKEMYEATNGINTHKGTIFSMGILISVLAGYLKEVDEIDLKVLSKKIKNMCFPLLNELESTNNFSTYGEKAYKKYHLTGARGLALSGYDIVLLDGINKLKEFTKILDFETSCILLLFYYISILDDTNIVNRANFKTLKEIQMLCKKLYEENIKSLSKEKIKNEMSNLNDIFIKKNISAGGSADLLILTIFIHFLIYEKV